The following are encoded in a window of Streptomyces sp. Go-475 genomic DNA:
- a CDS encoding SAM-dependent methyltransferase — translation MTHSQAARDIDTSRPHSARMYDYYLGGKDHFEVDKQAAERVAEAYPAIFVCARENRAFMHRATRVLAREHGIRQWLDIGTGIPTEPNLHQVAQSVVPDARVVYADNDPLVLKYAERLMRSSAEGRTTYIEADVNDPASLLNAPELAEVLDLDRPVALSLNALMHFVTDAQDPYGIVRRLLDALPSGSALALSHCTPDFDPATWQKVTDIYTTAGTPVQFRSREDVARFFDGLELLDPGIAVGHRWRPDATDGEAPTDAEVSLWTGVGIKP, via the coding sequence ATGACCCACTCGCAGGCCGCGCGGGACATCGACACCAGCAGGCCGCACTCCGCCCGCATGTACGACTACTACCTCGGCGGCAAGGACCACTTCGAGGTCGACAAGCAGGCCGCCGAGCGAGTCGCCGAGGCCTACCCCGCCATCTTCGTGTGCGCCCGCGAGAACCGGGCCTTCATGCACCGCGCCACCCGGGTCCTGGCCCGGGAGCACGGCATCCGGCAGTGGCTGGACATCGGCACCGGCATCCCCACCGAGCCCAACCTGCACCAGGTCGCCCAGTCCGTGGTCCCCGACGCCCGGGTCGTCTACGCCGACAACGACCCGCTCGTCCTCAAGTACGCCGAGCGCCTGATGCGCAGCTCGGCGGAGGGCCGCACCACGTACATAGAGGCCGACGTCAACGACCCCGCCTCGCTCCTGAACGCGCCCGAGCTGGCCGAGGTCCTGGACCTCGACCGCCCGGTGGCGCTGTCCCTCAACGCCCTGATGCACTTCGTCACCGACGCCCAGGACCCGTACGGCATCGTGCGCCGCCTGCTGGACGCCCTGCCCTCGGGCAGCGCCCTCGCGCTGAGCCACTGCACGCCCGACTTCGACCCCGCCACCTGGCAGAAGGTCACCGACATCTACACCACGGCCGGCACGCCGGTGCAGTTCCGCTCCCGGGAGGACGTCGCCCGCTTCTTCGACGGCCTGGAGCTGCTCGACCCGGGCATCGCCGTCGGACACCGCTGGCGGCCCGACGCCACCGACGGCGAGGCCCCGACGGACGCCGAGGTCAGCCTGTGGACCGGGGTCGGCATCAAGCCGTAG
- a CDS encoding DUF397 domain-containing protein, producing the protein MTIAQGTVYNGMPASDLGEQGWERPWSGPNGGQCVETKQLADGRVAVRQSADPAGPALIYTPEEITAFVAGVKQGLADHLTAR; encoded by the coding sequence ATGACCATCGCCCAGGGCACCGTCTACAACGGGATGCCCGCGTCGGACCTCGGGGAACAGGGCTGGGAACGTCCGTGGAGCGGCCCCAACGGGGGCCAGTGCGTCGAGACGAAGCAGCTCGCCGACGGCCGCGTGGCGGTCCGCCAGTCGGCGGACCCGGCCGGTCCCGCCCTGATCTACACGCCCGAGGAGATCACCGCGTTCGTCGCGGGGGTCAAGCAGGGCCTCGCCGACCATCTGACGGCCCGCTGA
- a CDS encoding helix-turn-helix transcriptional regulator, whose amino-acid sequence MNDARSGTGAPTVLRMILGRRLQEARQAAGLSLDDAAKALRVTPLTIRRLEKAEVGLKILYVEKLLETYGAGRQEIDEFVALAERANEPGWWHPYRDVMPSWFTAYVSLETGARTLRTYEPQYVTGLLQTPGYARAVLRGGFPNDSEDDLDRRVELRLRRQSLLTKPDAPTLWVVMEEAVLHRVVGGPEVMREQIDRLLEVSELEHVSVDIVPFSAGAHVGACAPFTYFRFEERELPDIVYSEILSASVYLDQRADVVAHLEAHNRLSLKTSSADSKALLNRMRKEYS is encoded by the coding sequence GTGAACGACGCGCGATCAGGCACCGGCGCCCCCACCGTCCTCCGCATGATCCTCGGCCGCCGGCTCCAGGAGGCCCGGCAGGCCGCGGGCCTCTCCCTCGACGACGCGGCCAAGGCCCTGCGCGTGACACCGCTGACCATCCGCCGCCTGGAGAAGGCCGAGGTCGGCCTGAAGATCCTCTACGTCGAGAAACTGCTGGAGACCTACGGCGCGGGCCGGCAGGAGATCGACGAGTTCGTCGCCCTGGCCGAGCGGGCCAACGAGCCCGGCTGGTGGCACCCCTACCGGGACGTGATGCCGTCCTGGTTCACCGCCTACGTCAGCCTGGAGACCGGCGCCAGAACCCTGCGCACCTACGAGCCGCAGTACGTCACCGGCCTGCTCCAGACCCCCGGATACGCGCGCGCCGTACTGCGCGGCGGCTTCCCCAACGACAGCGAGGACGACCTCGACCGGCGCGTGGAGCTGCGGCTGCGCCGCCAGAGCCTGCTCACGAAGCCGGACGCGCCCACGCTGTGGGTGGTGATGGAGGAGGCCGTGCTGCACCGCGTGGTGGGCGGCCCCGAGGTGATGCGGGAGCAGATCGACCGGCTGCTGGAGGTGTCCGAGCTGGAGCACGTCAGCGTCGACATCGTGCCGTTCTCCGCCGGCGCCCACGTCGGGGCGTGCGCGCCCTTCACCTACTTCCGGTTCGAGGAGCGGGAGCTGCCCGACATCGTCTACAGCGAGATCCTCTCCGCCTCCGTCTACCTGGACCAGCGCGCCGACGTCGTGGCCCATCTGGAGGCGCACAACCGGCTGTCGCTGAAGACCTCGTCCGCGGACAGCAAGGCGCTGTTGAACCGCATGCGGAAGGAGTACTCATGA